A single region of the uncultured Fusobacterium sp. genome encodes:
- the atpA gene encoding F0F1 ATP synthase subunit alpha has protein sequence MNIRPEEISSIIKNEIENYKKSLDIKTSGSVLEVGDGIARIYGLSSAMSGELLEFPHGVMGMALNLEEDNVGAVILGDFSLIKEGDEVKATGRVVSVPAGEAMLGRVVNALGEPIDGKGEIKPEKYMEIERKASGIISRKPVSEPLQTGIKSIDGMVPIGRGQRELIIGDRQTGKTAIAIDAIINQKGTGVKCIYVAIGQKRSTVAQIYKKLEDAGAMEYTTIVAATASEAAPLQYMAPYSGVAMGEYFMDKGEHVLIIYDDLSKHAVAYREMSLLLKRPPGREAYPGDVFYLHSRLLERAAKLSDKLGGGSITALPIIETQAGDVSAYIPTNVISITDGQIFLDSQLFNSGFRPAINAGISVSRVGGSAQIKAMKQVAAKVKLELAQYNELLTFAQFGSDLDKATKAQLERGHRIMEVLKQSQYKPYAVEEQVVSFFALINGYLDSVELDKVRRFEAELITELKNTTNILDEIREKKALDKEIEAKLGDAINAFKKNFN, from the coding sequence TTGAACATTAGACCAGAAGAGATTAGCAGCATAATCAAAAATGAGATTGAGAACTATAAAAAAAGTCTTGATATAAAAACTTCAGGTTCAGTATTAGAAGTAGGAGACGGTATTGCAAGAATCTACGGACTTAGCAGTGCAATGTCAGGAGAACTTCTTGAATTCCCACACGGTGTTATGGGAATGGCACTAAACCTAGAAGAGGATAACGTTGGAGCCGTTATTCTAGGAGACTTCTCTCTAATTAAAGAAGGAGATGAAGTTAAAGCTACTGGAAGAGTTGTTTCAGTTCCAGCAGGGGAAGCTATGTTAGGAAGAGTAGTTAATGCCCTTGGAGAACCAATTGATGGAAAAGGTGAGATTAAACCTGAAAAATACATGGAGATCGAGAGAAAGGCATCAGGAATTATCTCTAGAAAACCTGTATCTGAGCCACTACAAACAGGAATCAAGTCAATAGACGGAATGGTACCTATTGGAAGAGGACAAAGGGAATTAATTATCGGAGACAGACAAACAGGAAAAACTGCTATAGCTATTGACGCTATTATCAACCAAAAAGGAACAGGGGTAAAATGTATCTATGTTGCTATTGGACAAAAGAGATCAACTGTAGCACAAATCTATAAAAAGCTTGAAGATGCAGGAGCTATGGAGTACACTACTATCGTTGCTGCTACAGCATCAGAAGCTGCACCATTACAATATATGGCACCATATTCAGGAGTAGCTATGGGAGAGTACTTCATGGATAAGGGAGAGCATGTATTAATAATATATGATGACCTTTCTAAACATGCAGTAGCTTACAGAGAGATGTCATTATTACTTAAGAGACCACCTGGAAGAGAAGCTTATCCAGGAGACGTATTCTATTTACACTCAAGATTACTTGAAAGAGCAGCTAAATTATCTGATAAATTAGGTGGAGGGTCAATAACAGCTCTACCAATAATTGAAACACAAGCTGGAGACGTATCAGCATACATTCCAACTAACGTAATTTCAATTACAGATGGACAAATATTCCTAGATTCTCAATTATTTAACTCTGGATTCAGACCAGCTATCAACGCAGGTATCTCAGTTTCAAGGGTTGGAGGATCAGCTCAAATAAAAGCTATGAAACAAGTTGCTGCTAAAGTAAAACTTGAATTAGCACAATATAATGAGTTATTAACATTTGCTCAATTTGGTTCTGACCTAGATAAAGCTACAAAAGCTCAACTAGAGAGAGGACACAGAATCATGGAAGTATTAAAACAATCTCAATACAAACCATATGCTGTTGAAGAGCAAGTAGTATCATTCTTCGCATTAATCAATGGATATTTAGATTCTGTTGAGTTAGATAAAGTAAGAAGATTTGAAGCAGAATTAATAACTGAATTAAAAAATACAACTAATATTCTTGATGAAATTAGAGAGAAAAAAGCTCTTGATAAAGAGATTGAAGCAAAATTAGGAGATGCTATTAACGCATTTAAAAAGAATTTTAACTAG
- the atpG gene encoding ATP synthase F1 subunit gamma, giving the protein MAGAKEIKNRIKSVQSTHQITKAMEIVSTTKFKRFSALVVKSRPFAESIQTILSNIAAGIKSERHPLFDGRDEVKKIGVIVMTSDTGLCGSFNHATLKELEKIRKANSGKEVSVIAIGKKARDYCAKRNYDLKASYVQLVPETMGKKAQEISENIVDYYYENIFDEVYVIYNKFVSALRSDLTVKRLIPIERVEAKENTSYIFEPDAETILSALLPKYLNVEIYQALLNNAASEHSARKNSMKNATENAEEMMTMLNLKYNRERQAAITQEITEIVGGAAALN; this is encoded by the coding sequence ATGGCTGGAGCTAAAGAGATAAAAAACAGAATAAAAAGTGTTCAGTCTACTCACCAAATTACTAAAGCCATGGAAATTGTTTCTACTACTAAGTTTAAAAGATTTTCAGCTCTAGTTGTAAAATCTAGACCATTTGCTGAAAGTATTCAAACTATACTTTCAAATATAGCAGCTGGAATAAAGAGTGAAAGACATCCTCTTTTTGATGGAAGAGATGAAGTTAAAAAGATTGGTGTTATAGTTATGACTTCAGATACAGGACTTTGTGGAAGTTTTAACCATGCAACATTAAAAGAGTTAGAAAAAATTAGAAAAGCTAATAGTGGAAAAGAGGTTTCAGTAATTGCTATCGGAAAGAAAGCAAGAGATTACTGTGCTAAGAGAAATTATGATTTAAAAGCAAGTTATGTACAACTTGTTCCTGAAACTATGGGTAAAAAAGCTCAAGAGATCAGTGAAAACATTGTAGATTACTACTATGAAAACATCTTTGATGAAGTATATGTAATCTATAATAAATTCGTATCAGCTCTTAGAAGTGATCTAACAGTTAAAAGACTTATTCCAATAGAAAGAGTAGAAGCTAAAGAAAATACTTCATATATTTTTGAACCAGATGCAGAGACAATTTTATCTGCTCTTCTTCCAAAATATTTAAATGTTGAGATTTATCAAGCTCTATTAAATAACGCTGCAAGTGAGCATTCAGCTAGAAAGAACTCTATGAAGAATGCAACTGAAAATGCAGAAGAGATGATGACAATGCTTAACTTGAAGTACAATAGAGAAAGACAAGCTGCAATTACTCAAGAGATCACAGAGATCGTTGGTGGAGCAGCAGCTTTAAATTAA
- a CDS encoding ATP synthase subunit I, protein MDRVKSLFKRTGITALIILIYGIVIGSKEVYLGMFSGALVSILGLYLLCIDVKKIVATQQGSYKRGILGYLQRYALYGIYLGVMAKFFGLSMIICSGLGLLNVKANILLMALSDKIIKIRDKNLK, encoded by the coding sequence GTGGATAGAGTAAAAAGTTTATTTAAAAGAACAGGGATAACAGCTTTAATAATATTGATTTATGGGATAGTTATAGGAAGTAAAGAGGTTTATCTTGGAATGTTTTCTGGAGCTTTGGTATCTATTTTAGGACTTTATTTATTATGTATAGATGTAAAAAAAATAGTAGCAACACAACAAGGTTCATATAAAAGAGGTATTTTAGGATATCTTCAAAGATATGCTTTATATGGTATTTACTTAGGAGTGATGGCAAAGTTTTTTGGGCTGTCAATGATAATATGTTCGGGACTAGGGCTTCTAAATGTAAAAGCTAATATTTTACTAATGGCTCTTTCTGATAAAATTATTAAAATCAGGGATAAAAACCTAAAATAA
- the atpE gene encoding ATP synthase F0 subunit C, whose amino-acid sequence MDQMLLAKTIVLAASAVGVGCAMIAGLGPGIGEGYAAGKAVESVARQPEAKGDIISTMILGQAVSESTGIYSLVVSLILMYANPFIGLLG is encoded by the coding sequence ATGGATCAAATGTTATTAGCAAAAACAATAGTATTAGCAGCATCAGCAGTAGGTGTAGGATGTGCAATGATAGCTGGATTAGGACCAGGAATTGGAGAGGGTTATGCAGCTGGTAAAGCAGTTGAATCAGTAGCAAGACAACCAGAAGCAAAAGGAGATATCATCTCTACAATGATCTTAGGACAAGCAGTATCTGAGTCAACAGGTATCTACTCACTAGTTGTATCATTAATATTAATGTATGCAAATCCTTTCATCGGATTATTAGGATAA
- the atpH gene encoding ATP synthase F1 subunit delta, which translates to MIANQVGRRYAEAIYEIAVSTDKVKEIYEALNQMMELYKNDNEFKTFITHPLIELDEKKKVLKEMFKNSGETIENIIFYILDKKRMENIRNITAEYLKIYYEKNQILDVEATFAVEPTEAQKAKLIANLEKKTGKKVKLAIKIDKSILGGGIIRIGDTVIDGSIRKELDNIRKK; encoded by the coding sequence ATGATAGCTAACCAAGTAGGAAGAAGATATGCTGAGGCTATCTATGAAATCGCAGTTTCTACTGATAAAGTAAAAGAGATATATGAAGCTTTAAATCAAATGATGGAGCTTTATAAAAATGATAATGAATTTAAAACTTTTATCACTCATCCTCTTATTGAGTTAGATGAGAAGAAAAAAGTTTTAAAAGAGATGTTTAAAAACTCTGGTGAGACAATAGAAAATATAATTTTCTATATCTTAGATAAAAAAAGAATGGAAAACATCAGAAATATTACAGCTGAGTATTTAAAAATCTACTATGAGAAAAATCAAATTCTTGACGTAGAGGCAACTTTTGCTGTTGAGCCTACTGAAGCTCAAAAAGCTAAATTAATAGCAAACTTAGAAAAGAAAACTGGTAAAAAAGTTAAACTGGCTATAAAAATTGATAAGAGCATCTTAGGAGGAGGTATCATTAGAATAGGTGATACTGTAATAGATGGTTCTATACGTAAAGAGCTAGATAATATAAGAAAGAAATAA
- the glmM gene encoding phosphoglucosamine mutase, giving the protein MRKYFGTDGIRGEANRELTVDIALRLGYALGFYLKRENPDKKKIKVILGCDTRISGYMLRSALLAGLTSMGVSVDFVGVISTPAVAYLTKAKKADAGIMISASHNPAKDNGLKVFAGNGYKLPDEVELEIERLMDDPTILSNPIAGDKVGKFKYAEDEYYLYRDHLLSSVNGDFSGMKIVVDTANGSAYRVAKDVFLALGAEVVIINDAPNGTNINVKCGSTHPEILSKVVVGYEADLGLAYDGDADRLIAVDRFGNIIDGDKIIATLALGMKRKGELKGNQVVTTVMSNMGFENYLKENDIKLIRANVGDRYVLEKMIEHDAVIGGEQSGHIILLQYATTGDGVLTSLKLVEALRDEKKYLDEMIKDIKDWPQQLVNVRVDNQKKNLWNQNKNITDFIAIKEKEMEELGRVLVRTSGTEPLVRVMVEGKEMEMVEKVVNEIAEVVKRELA; this is encoded by the coding sequence ATGAGAAAATATTTTGGTACAGATGGAATAAGAGGGGAAGCAAATAGAGAATTAACAGTTGATATAGCCTTAAGACTTGGATATGCCTTAGGATTTTATTTAAAAAGAGAAAATCCAGATAAGAAAAAAATTAAAGTTATTTTAGGTTGTGATACAAGAATTTCTGGATATATGTTAAGATCAGCATTATTAGCTGGATTAACTTCTATGGGAGTATCAGTAGACTTTGTGGGAGTAATTTCAACTCCAGCAGTAGCTTATTTAACAAAAGCTAAAAAAGCTGATGCAGGAATTATGATATCAGCTTCTCATAATCCAGCTAAAGATAATGGACTTAAAGTTTTTGCAGGAAATGGATATAAATTACCAGATGAGGTAGAATTAGAGATAGAAAGATTGATGGATGATCCAACAATATTATCAAATCCAATAGCTGGAGATAAAGTAGGAAAATTTAAGTATGCAGAAGATGAGTATTACTTATATAGAGATCATTTATTAAGTTCAGTAAATGGTGATTTTTCTGGAATGAAAATTGTTGTAGATACAGCAAATGGATCTGCTTATAGAGTGGCTAAAGATGTATTTTTAGCTTTAGGAGCAGAGGTAGTTATTATAAATGATGCTCCTAATGGAACAAATATAAATGTAAAATGTGGATCTACTCATCCAGAAATTTTATCAAAAGTTGTTGTAGGGTATGAAGCAGATTTAGGTCTTGCTTATGATGGAGATGCAGACAGACTTATTGCTGTGGATAGATTTGGAAATATAATAGATGGAGATAAGATAATTGCAACACTTGCTCTTGGAATGAAGAGAAAAGGAGAATTAAAAGGAAATCAAGTAGTTACTACAGTAATGAGTAATATGGGATTTGAAAATTATCTTAAAGAAAATGATATAAAACTTATAAGAGCTAATGTTGGAGATAGATATGTATTAGAAAAAATGATAGAACATGATGCTGTTATAGGTGGAGAACAATCTGGACATATAATTTTACTACAATATGCAACAACTGGAGATGGAGTTTTAACATCATTAAAATTAGTTGAAGCTCTAAGAGATGAGAAGAAATATTTAGATGAAATGATAAAAGATATAAAAGATTGGCCACAACAACTTGTTAACGTAAGAGTAGACAATCAAAAGAAAAATTTATGGAATCAAAATAAAAATATAACAGATTTTATAGCAATAAAAGAAAAAGAGATGGAAGAATTAGGAAGAGTTTTAGTAAGAACATCTGGAACTGAGCCATTAGTAAGAGTAATGGTAGAGGGGAAAGAGATGGAAATGGTAGAAAAAGTTGTAAATGAGATAGCTGAAGTTGTAAAAAGAGAATTAGCTTAG
- a CDS encoding Gx transporter family protein — MNNKRREMYLTALVLVALYLSLAENFIPKPFPWMKIGLSNIAVLIALEKFDSKFALELVLLRIFIQGLMLGTLFTPGFIISLTAGSLTTIFMIGLYKFRNHFSLIAISSMSAFLHNLFQLIVVYFLMFRNISIYSKSILGFVWIFLIIGVGAGIITGFIAEKLNLRRSIRK, encoded by the coding sequence ATGAATAATAAACGTAGAGAAATGTATTTAACAGCCTTAGTATTAGTGGCTTTATATCTTTCATTAGCAGAAAATTTTATTCCAAAACCATTTCCTTGGATGAAAATAGGGCTATCAAATATAGCAGTTTTGATAGCCCTTGAAAAATTTGATTCTAAGTTTGCTTTAGAGTTAGTCTTACTTAGAATCTTTATTCAAGGACTTATGTTGGGAACACTTTTTACCCCAGGATTTATTATAAGTTTGACTGCAGGAAGTTTAACTACTATATTTATGATAGGATTATATAAATTTAGAAATCATTTTTCACTAATAGCAATCAGTTCAATGTCAGCTTTTCTACACAATCTTTTTCAATTGATAGTCGTCTATTTTCTTATGTTTAGGAATATATCAATATACTCAAAATCAATTTTGGGATTTGTGTGGATTTTTTTAATTATTGGAGTAGGAGCAGGAATAATTACAGGATTTATAGCAGAGAAGTTAAATTTAAGAAGGAGTATTAGAAAATGA
- a CDS encoding class I SAM-dependent methyltransferase — translation MYKVFSKLYDKFMEFSDYGAWEKQIEELICEGQPNGKRLLDIGCGTGELLLRMAKNYQCDGMDLSEGMLKIAQRKLKHREVKLFLGDMVEFDTGYRYDIMVSLFDTVNHILSVEELESHLKSVEKSLNPEGVYIFDVVDREFMESMFPGDVFVDNRKDITCIWEHEIEEGIDYIDATYFLKNSRGSWDKLNESYSKKIFSSIEIEESISKSGLKLLKKVINDKIAGKRHIYLLKK, via the coding sequence ATGTATAAGGTTTTCTCAAAATTATATGATAAATTTATGGAGTTTTCAGACTATGGTGCTTGGGAAAAGCAGATAGAAGAACTTATTTGTGAAGGACAACCTAATGGAAAAAGACTTTTAGATATAGGGTGTGGAACTGGAGAACTTCTGTTAAGAATGGCTAAAAATTATCAATGTGATGGAATGGATCTATCAGAGGGAATGTTAAAAATAGCTCAAAGAAAGTTAAAGCACAGAGAGGTAAAGCTTTTTTTAGGGGATATGGTAGAGTTTGATACAGGTTATAGATATGATATAATGGTATCTCTATTTGACACAGTAAATCATATATTATCTGTTGAAGAATTAGAAAGTCATTTAAAAAGTGTTGAGAAATCATTAAATCCTGAAGGAGTATATATTTTTGATGTTGTAGATAGAGAGTTTATGGAGAGTATGTTTCCAGGAGATGTTTTTGTAGACAACAGAAAAGATATAACTTGTATTTGGGAACATGAGATAGAAGAGGGAATAGACTATATAGATGCTACATATTTCTTAAAAAACTCAAGAGGAAGTTGGGATAAATTAAATGAGAGTTATTCCAAAAAAATATTTTCCAGTATAGAAATAGAAGAAAGTATATCAAAATCAGGACTAAAACTACTAAAAAAAGTCATCAATGATAAAATAGCTGGAAAAAGACATATATATTTATTAAAGAAATAA
- the atpB gene encoding F0F1 ATP synthase subunit A, with product METANGGYGLPVTITVVTTWFLILFMFILFRVGTSKLEVIPGKLQLILESIYAFLDGVVGQMMGSWKKKYLSYIGPLFLFIFTANTISFFPIPWFSITDGHITFAPAFRSPTSDLNTTVGLALLTTFMFLKASIKTNGVLGYFKGFLAPIPVMLPLNIVGEFAKPVNISVRLFGNAFAGGVIMGLLYMGAPAAIPAGLHLYFDLFSGLVQSFVFIMLSMVYIQGSLGDSEYIEE from the coding sequence ATGGAAACAGCAAATGGTGGATATGGGTTACCAGTTACAATTACAGTAGTTACTACTTGGTTTTTAATATTATTTATGTTTATACTTTTTAGAGTTGGAACAAGTAAGTTAGAAGTAATTCCAGGAAAATTACAACTTATTTTAGAAAGTATATATGCTTTTTTAGATGGTGTAGTAGGACAAATGATGGGTTCATGGAAGAAAAAATATCTATCATATATTGGACCACTATTTCTATTTATATTCACAGCAAATACAATAAGTTTCTTTCCAATTCCGTGGTTTTCTATAACTGATGGGCATATAACTTTTGCACCAGCGTTTAGGTCACCAACATCTGACTTAAATACAACAGTTGGATTAGCACTTTTAACAACATTTATGTTCTTAAAAGCAAGTATAAAAACAAATGGAGTTTTAGGATATTTTAAAGGTTTCTTAGCACCAATTCCAGTGATGTTACCATTAAATATTGTTGGAGAATTTGCAAAGCCAGTAAATATATCTGTCAGACTTTTCGGAAACGCATTTGCAGGAGGAGTAATTATGGGTCTTCTATATATGGGAGCTCCAGCAGCAATACCTGCAGGATTACACTTATACTTTGACTTGTTCTCAGGACTTGTACAAAGTTTCGTATTTATAATGTTAAGTATGGTATATATTCAAGGTTCTCTTGGAGACAGTGAATATATAGAAGAATAA
- the atpF gene encoding F0F1 ATP synthase subunit B: MATTIMPVVSVDINMFWQIINFFILVFVFNKYFKKPLGKMLDSRKEKITSDLREADENKKAAIKLQKESEEILRKAKIEANEILKNAEKKADERRESILTEAKTQREKIIKTAEMEALKMKTDAKEMLQEEVKVLAVKLAEKLIEERINPKIESTLIDEFIEGVGEEK; encoded by the coding sequence TTGGCGACAACTATAATGCCAGTAGTATCAGTAGATATTAATATGTTCTGGCAGATAATAAACTTTTTCATACTTGTATTTGTATTTAACAAGTATTTCAAAAAACCTTTAGGTAAAATGTTAGACAGTAGAAAAGAAAAGATAACTAGCGATTTAAGAGAAGCTGATGAAAATAAAAAAGCAGCTATAAAACTTCAAAAGGAATCTGAAGAGATTTTGAGAAAAGCTAAGATTGAAGCTAATGAAATTCTTAAAAATGCTGAGAAAAAAGCAGATGAGAGAAGAGAAAGTATCTTAACTGAGGCAAAAACTCAAAGAGAAAAAATAATAAAAACAGCTGAGATGGAAGCTCTTAAAATGAAAACAGATGCTAAGGAGATGTTACAAGAGGAAGTTAAAGTTCTTGCAGTTAAATTAGCAGAAAAACTTATTGAAGAGAGAATAAATCCAAAAATCGAGTCTACCTTAATAGATGAGTTTATAGAAGGGGTAGGGGAAGAAAAATGA
- a CDS encoding AtpZ/AtpI family protein has protein sequence MKYIKWINKDVIHALSLLSYLGIVMVGNILLYIGIYKLIEKYFIKNTILFIILVILGVVSGFYNAYKIIMKK, from the coding sequence ATGAAATATATTAAATGGATAAACAAAGATGTGATTCATGCTTTATCATTATTGAGTTATTTGGGAATTGTAATGGTAGGGAATATACTCTTGTATATAGGAATATATAAATTAATTGAAAAATACTTTATAAAAAATACAATTTTGTTTATTATTTTAGTTATCTTGGGCGTTGTAAGTGGATTTTATAATGCCTATAAGATAATAATGAAAAAATAA